ACTTGGATTGTCTTTCAATGGTTTTCTGAAAATTGCTGCGTTGCCAGCCGTCCTTTCTTTGCCCGTTGTCTGGGGTGTGATTGTGTTTGCGTATCGCGGCCGTTGGGAGCTGAAGCAGCCAATGTCCGCGGCAACAGATACATCTGAAGCCGGCTCAATCGATCTGATGGAGACAGCAAAGACCGCAGTGGTTGCAATCGTCGTCATTGGCCTGTTCATCTTCAGTGATCTTCCACGTGAGCTGGTCGCTATGGGGGGCGCGGGTATTTTGTTGGTTAGCCGAAAAATTTCTTCACATGACATGCTAAAGCATGTCGACGGAGATCTCCTGCTTTTGATTATGGGTTTGTTTATCGTTAACGCCGCAGTCTCCTCGACGGGTCTTCCGCAAGACTTGCTCAATCATTTAAGGGAAGCCGGTCTTGACCTTAATGAACCGATTTCGCTTCTGTTAGTAGGTGGCGTGTTAAGTAATCTGGTCGGCAATAATCCAGCGGTTATGTTGCTCGTACCTTATCTTCATTCGGGTACGGGTGCTGATGCGCTAGGAGCGGCACTCGCATTAGGCACTGGCTTTTCAAGCAATATGATCGTCTTTGGAAGTCTGGCAGGAATTATCGTGGTCGAGCAGGCGGCGGCACGGGGCATTAGAATATCTTTTGCCGAATTTGCGCGAACGGGTGCAGTTGTTACGGTGTTATGTATGATCATGGCGGTGTCCTGGATTCTCGTTTTAGGCAAAATTTGACGCTGGATTCTAACGATCTACCTTAATTGCAAATTAATGAATTTAGATATTCTTCTGAAGAATTATGAAGCGGATAGTCTTTATTCATATCTCGTCTTAATTTTATTTCGCTTTGTGAGCAAATATATCTTGCTCCATTAAAGTTGCGTTGTTAGCTTAATCGTGGTGAATAAAATGGGGGGTGGTATAAAAGGCGACTGAATGCCGTTTTCCCCTCTTCTTCGGACGGAGGTTTCGTATGCATTTCACGCCGCGAGAAATTGATAAACTGATGATCTATACGCTCGCGATCGTTGCGCAGCGTCGTAAAGATCAAGGTTTGAAACTCAATCATCCAGAAACAGTTTCCCTTATCGCCGTCGCAGCGCTTGATGGCGCGCGCGCCGGTAAAACCCTTGAAGAAGTCATGGAACTCGCCCGCAAGACCATCACGAGAGACGATGTGATGGAAGGTGTTGTCGAGATGATACCTTACGTACAAGTTGAAGCTGTGTTCACCGATGGCAGCCGACTGGTTACCGTCCACGATCCTATTCAGTAATCCCGCAGGGAGGCTCAGTTATGGCTGCAGACAAGAGTAAAGCGCCTGTTGGGGGTCTGGTTCTCGGCAAAGGTGATATTGAAATTAATGCCGGTTACCCAACCACCACGCTAAAGGTTCGTAACACCGGTGATCGCCCAATTCAGGTCGGATCGCATTATCATTTCTTTGAAGTCAATGCGGCTCTCGAATTCGATCGTGAGCAGACATTTGGCAAGCGCTTGAATATTCCTGCGACAACCGCTTTGCGTTTTGAGCCGGGCGATGAAAAGGAAGTTGTTCTTGTTCCTTATCAGGGCAAACAGCGTGTGCTCGGGTTCAATGGCCTGGTAAACGGCTGGGTCGGTGAAGAAAGTTACAACGAGACTCGGCCTCGCCTGACGGATGCAATGGAGCGCGTCGAGCGATACGGCTTCAAGAATAAGTCGTAATTGCCCGCCCCACATATCAGCGAACAGGATAATGAGATGGCAAAGATTTCAAGGCAGCAATATTCGGACCTTTACGGTCCAACGACTGGCGACAAAATTCGTCTGGGCGATACTGATCTTTATATTGAAATTGAGCAGGATCTGCGTGTTTACGGTGAAGAGGCCGTCTATGGCGGTGGCAAAACTCTCCGCGATGGCATGGGCTATGACAGCGAATATACCAGTGCAGCTGGCGCCCCGGATCTTGTCATAACAAACGTAACGATCCTGGATCCAGTTCAGGGGGTCATCAAGGCAGACGTTGGCATTAAGAACGGCCTGATCTATGGGATCGGTAAAGCAGGCAACCCGTCTACGATGACCGGTGTAACGCTTCCAATCGGTCCGGGCACTGATGCTATATCAGGCGAACATTTGATCTTGACTGCTGGCGGCATTGACGCTCACGTACATTTCATTTCACCGCAGCAGGCTCAAGCAGCGCTCAGCAATGGCGTAACGACTTTGTTTGGCGGCGGTATTGGCCCCACGGATGGCACGAATGGCACGACCATTACACCGGGAACGTGGAACATCGAAATGA
This genomic stretch from Ochrobactrum sp. BTU1 harbors:
- a CDS encoding transporter; this translates as MDLTVLVFLLVYLAMGCGTLPGFKVDRTGAAIIGALAMLVVGSITAQAAWNAIDYRTLGMLFGLMVVSAGFSVSGFYGWVAKRMTELPLSPPHLVGVMIITGAAFSAFLTKDVVAVAMTPLLVSVSLARGLNPVPFLLAFCFAVNTGSTATLIGSPQNMITAQQLGLSFNGFLKIAALPAVLSLPVVWGVIVFAYRGRWELKQPMSAATDTSEAGSIDLMETAKTAVVAIVVIGLFIFSDLPRELVAMGGAGILLVSRKISSHDMLKHVDGDLLLLIMGLFIVNAAVSSTGLPQDLLNHLREAGLDLNEPISLLLVGGVLSNLVGNNPAVMLLVPYLHSGTGADALGAALALGTGFSSNMIVFGSLAGIIVVEQAAARGIRISFAEFARTGAVVTVLCMIMAVSWILVLGKI
- a CDS encoding urease subunit gamma, which codes for MHFTPREIDKLMIYTLAIVAQRRKDQGLKLNHPETVSLIAVAALDGARAGKTLEEVMELARKTITRDDVMEGVVEMIPYVQVEAVFTDGSRLVTVHDPIQ
- a CDS encoding urease subunit beta, with the protein product MAADKSKAPVGGLVLGKGDIEINAGYPTTTLKVRNTGDRPIQVGSHYHFFEVNAALEFDREQTFGKRLNIPATTALRFEPGDEKEVVLVPYQGKQRVLGFNGLVNGWVGEESYNETRPRLTDAMERVERYGFKNKS